The following are encoded in a window of Thalassotalea insulae genomic DNA:
- the rfbB gene encoding dTDP-glucose 4,6-dehydratase, translated as MNQTILVTGGAGFIGSALIRYLINETTHTIINVDKLTYAGNLESLKSVEKNKRYHFIKADICEQNKIAELLAQYQPNYIMHLAAESHVDRSIDGPSEFIQTNVIGTYYMLEAAKNYYIQLPKSKRNAFKFHHISTDEVYGDLGETGLFTETTPYDPSSPYSASKAASDHLVRAWHRTYNLPVVITNCSNNYGPFHFPEKLIPLIILNALEGKNLPVYGNGEQVRDWLFVEDHARALYKVVTDGKVGSTYNIGGFNEKQNIEVINIICDHLNTLIKDKPNNLTDFKTLITYVNDRPGHDVRYAIDATKINEELGWSPRESFESGILKTIKWYLNNLDWCRHVQDGSYQRERLGNNDNLI; from the coding sequence ATGAATCAAACAATATTAGTTACAGGTGGAGCTGGTTTTATTGGCTCCGCCCTAATCCGTTACTTAATAAATGAAACTACACATACAATTATCAATGTTGATAAACTAACTTACGCTGGTAATTTAGAATCTCTCAAATCAGTAGAAAAAAATAAGCGGTATCACTTTATCAAAGCTGACATTTGTGAACAAAATAAAATAGCTGAACTTTTAGCTCAATATCAACCTAATTATATAATGCACCTAGCAGCAGAAAGTCACGTTGATCGTTCAATTGATGGTCCTAGTGAGTTTATTCAAACAAACGTGATAGGTACGTATTATATGCTTGAAGCGGCCAAAAACTATTACATTCAATTACCCAAAAGTAAACGAAATGCTTTTAAATTCCACCATATATCTACAGATGAAGTTTATGGAGACTTAGGTGAAACAGGGCTATTCACAGAAACAACACCTTACGATCCAAGCTCTCCTTACTCTGCATCAAAAGCAGCTTCCGATCATTTAGTAAGGGCCTGGCACAGAACCTATAACTTACCGGTTGTAATAACTAACTGTTCAAATAATTATGGCCCGTTTCATTTCCCTGAAAAATTAATTCCTCTAATTATTCTGAATGCCTTGGAAGGCAAAAATTTACCTGTTTATGGAAATGGCGAACAGGTGAGAGATTGGCTTTTTGTTGAGGATCATGCTCGCGCTCTTTATAAAGTTGTGACAGATGGAAAAGTTGGCAGTACCTATAACATAGGTGGCTTCAATGAAAAGCAGAACATTGAAGTTATCAATATAATTTGTGATCACCTAAATACGTTAATTAAAGATAAACCCAATAACCTAACAGATTTTAAAACGCTAATAACTTATGTAAATGACAGACCAGGTCATGATGTTAGATATGCAATAGATGCAACTAAAATTAATGAAGAGTTAGGATGGTCACCAAGAGAAAGCTTTGAGTCTGGTATATTAAAAACAATAAAATGGTACCTTAATAACTTAGACTGGTGTCGTCATGTTCAAGATGGCAGTTATCAACGAGAACGTCTTGGTAACAATGACAATCTCATATAA
- the rfbD gene encoding dTDP-4-dehydrorhamnose reductase gives MNIVVFGKNGQLAKELVFEAPSNVNLLFLGREETNILSLDAIEKSLANFPVDVIINASAYTAVDKAESEHQQAYAVNQLAVENMSIYSEKVNARFLHVSTDFVFDGSNNIAYTPEDKANPKSIYGKSKFAGELSVKKCHPTNSSVIRTSWLYSVSGNNFLKTMLRLMQEKESLSVVSDQIGCPTNANGLARFIWKLTQVKQLKSIYHWSDKGVASWYDFAVAIQNIAYQYGVLETKIPIQPIPTKDYPTPAPRPHFSLLNANTSYDILNSNHWTIELNKCIKRLASTKEADS, from the coding sequence ATGAATATCGTAGTCTTTGGTAAAAATGGGCAATTAGCAAAAGAACTAGTTTTTGAGGCCCCTTCAAATGTAAATTTACTTTTTCTAGGTAGAGAAGAAACAAATATCCTTTCGCTTGATGCTATAGAGAAGTCACTAGCTAATTTTCCGGTTGACGTTATCATTAACGCTTCAGCTTATACTGCAGTTGACAAAGCTGAGTCGGAACATCAACAAGCGTATGCAGTTAATCAGTTAGCGGTAGAAAACATGAGCATTTATAGTGAAAAAGTTAATGCTCGATTTTTACATGTTTCAACTGACTTTGTATTCGATGGTTCCAATAACATCGCATACACTCCTGAAGATAAAGCAAACCCTAAAAGTATTTATGGAAAATCTAAATTTGCAGGAGAATTATCTGTAAAAAAATGTCACCCAACAAACAGTTCAGTCATACGAACTTCTTGGTTATATTCGGTATCTGGCAATAATTTTTTAAAAACTATGCTCCGCTTAATGCAAGAAAAAGAATCATTAAGTGTTGTTTCAGATCAAATAGGCTGTCCAACTAACGCTAACGGACTAGCTCGGTTTATTTGGAAATTAACTCAAGTTAAGCAATTAAAAAGTATCTATCACTGGAGTGATAAAGGTGTAGCTTCTTGGTATGATTTTGCAGTTGCTATCCAAAATATAGCGTATCAATACGGAGTATTAGAAACAAAGATTCCCATACAACCAATACCGACAAAAGATTACCCTACACCAGCACCAAGGCCTCATTTTAGCCTACTAAATGCAAATACGTCTTACGATATATTAAATTCTAACCACTGGACAATTGAGCTTAACAAATGTATTAAAAGGCTTGCTTCTACTAAGGAAGCCGACAGTTGA
- the rfbC gene encoding dTDP-4-dehydrorhamnose 3,5-epimerase, with product MKIIDTNIADVKILEPKIFGDDRGFFLETFRAEWFKKNVADVSFVQDNHSKSSKGILRGMHYQIKNTQGKLVRVISGEVYDVAIDLRQSSPSFGQWFGTLLSAENKRQLWVPEGFAHGFYVTSQSAEFVYKCTDYYAPEYERSILWNDQELNINWPIKQSTPPILSAKDQIGELFKDAEYYK from the coding sequence ATGAAAATTATCGACACAAATATTGCCGATGTAAAAATATTGGAGCCTAAAATATTTGGAGATGATAGAGGCTTTTTTTTAGAAACTTTTCGTGCAGAATGGTTTAAAAAAAATGTTGCAGACGTATCCTTTGTGCAAGATAACCATAGTAAATCTTCCAAAGGAATATTGCGGGGTATGCATTATCAAATTAAAAATACTCAAGGCAAGCTTGTGAGGGTCATAAGTGGTGAAGTATATGATGTTGCTATTGACTTAAGGCAATCAAGCCCTAGTTTCGGCCAATGGTTTGGAACCTTATTATCTGCTGAAAACAAGCGACAACTATGGGTACCAGAAGGCTTTGCCCATGGTTTTTATGTAACTTCTCAGTCTGCTGAGTTTGTTTACAAATGTACCGATTATTATGCACCTGAATATGAAAGAAGCATTTTGTGGAATGACCAAGAGCTGAATATTAATTGGCCAATAAAACAATCAACCCCACCCATTTTGTCAGCAAAAGATCAAATAGGTGAGTTATTTAAAGATGCCGAATACTATAAGTAG
- a CDS encoding polysaccharide pyruvyl transferase family protein, translating to MKKIVLYGAFDRYNYGDNIMPMLFDAFINKYQSGLLESYKLDYASISDSNLEKYHCYKSKSINALTDELEEGSAIIVIGGEVLCARSHALFMHMQTSWTHNFLLKVFRKLCPSLFYSFAKLQYSTRWEFPYLPSQEAFRNKIKVIYNTVGGDLQNLSNVELKDVVRRLNSSDYLSVRDIRTEKELSQLNIQTHLSPDSAYIMSDLFTDGELVSKVKNELIVCTASEYIVFQAAPAKVACDIETLSTIISNLYQETNKKVLLLPIGYASGHDDYYLLKKINAVLTKETILVHDLNVWEIMYVIKHASMFFGTSLHGVITAMSYGVPHFGINPNITKLNAFLSDWSVAPFNKCYPVENLLDLPSLINSQSINELARKTSENIKKVKENNLRILETICNDL from the coding sequence TTGAAAAAGATAGTTTTATACGGTGCTTTTGATAGGTATAATTACGGCGACAATATTATGCCAATGTTATTTGATGCTTTTATAAATAAGTATCAATCAGGGCTGCTCGAAAGTTACAAGCTCGATTATGCATCAATTAGTGATTCAAATTTAGAAAAATATCATTGTTACAAGTCAAAAAGTATTAATGCTTTAACTGATGAATTGGAGGAAGGTTCGGCTATTATAGTTATTGGTGGCGAGGTTTTATGTGCTAGAAGTCATGCATTATTCATGCATATGCAAACTAGCTGGACGCATAATTTCTTGTTAAAGGTGTTTCGTAAGTTGTGCCCTTCATTATTTTATAGTTTTGCCAAGCTTCAATATTCTACTCGTTGGGAGTTTCCTTATTTACCATCGCAAGAAGCTTTCCGAAATAAAATAAAAGTTATATATAATACGGTGGGTGGAGATCTTCAAAACCTTAGTAATGTAGAATTAAAAGATGTTGTTCGGAGGTTGAATAGTTCAGATTATCTTTCAGTACGAGATATAAGAACAGAAAAAGAGTTAAGTCAGCTAAATATTCAAACGCATTTATCACCTGACTCAGCTTATATCATGTCTGATTTGTTTACAGATGGTGAGTTAGTTAGCAAAGTAAAAAATGAGTTGATAGTTTGTACGGCAAGTGAGTATATTGTTTTTCAGGCTGCACCTGCGAAAGTGGCATGCGATATAGAAACTTTAAGCACCATAATTTCAAATCTTTATCAAGAAACGAATAAAAAAGTGCTTTTACTTCCTATTGGCTATGCTTCTGGCCATGATGATTATTATCTACTTAAAAAAATTAATGCTGTATTAACTAAAGAAACAATCCTAGTACATGATTTGAATGTATGGGAAATCATGTATGTTATTAAACATGCAAGTATGTTTTTTGGCACAAGCTTACATGGGGTTATTACTGCAATGTCGTATGGAGTTCCCCATTTCGGTATAAATCCTAATATTACTAAGTTGAATGCCTTTCTATCAGATTGGAGTGTTGCACCATTTAATAAGTGTTATCCAGTTGAGAATTTGTTAGATTTACCGTCATTAATAAATAGTCAATCTATTAATGAATTAGCTCGAAAAACGAGTGAAAATATTAAGAAGGTTAAAGAAAATAACCTGAGAATATTAGAGACTATTTGTAATGATTTATAG
- a CDS encoding glycosyltransferase family 4 protein, which yields MKTITFFHPVDDNYGASNILTYVLSFLSKEYKCIVYVPKITKKMSSTLKELHSDSVIFKECPQLPIAHRAMLTPKGLLSWVVKNILIIKLFVKIRKNTDIIYINTLSLFSLSFISRVVFKKNLLHCHEYLEGTPHGKIMRLFTYLFSHCIICVSEKVKNYISVKNASKYYIVRNGIPDITNNSKVLLSKEKDKVFISFIGRVMPEKGHWLVADAVSKLPKKLKNRIEIHVFGDAPPLSSHLFKDYQTVLLEKKLTNSIILKGFDANAAKKSYKYDACLVPSIIVDSFPTTVLEAMRAQKAVITTNNGGALELIEDKIDGFLISPNDPQALADLFAYCIKNKNDLANMGLKARSKYLNTYTITQFQKRFSEVFKQHA from the coding sequence ATGAAGACAATTACGTTTTTTCATCCTGTAGATGATAACTATGGTGCAAGTAACATTCTAACATATGTACTATCTTTTCTTTCAAAGGAATACAAATGCATTGTTTATGTTCCAAAAATAACAAAAAAGATGTCTAGCACTCTCAAAGAGTTACATTCCGACTCTGTTATTTTCAAAGAATGTCCACAATTACCTATTGCTCATAGAGCCATGTTAACACCAAAAGGACTTTTATCTTGGGTTGTTAAAAATATTTTAATAATCAAACTTTTCGTCAAAATAAGAAAGAATACAGATATAATCTACATAAATACTTTATCTTTATTTAGTTTAAGCTTTATATCTAGAGTTGTTTTCAAAAAGAACTTATTGCACTGCCACGAATACTTAGAAGGAACACCACATGGTAAAATAATGAGGCTTTTTACCTATTTGTTTTCTCATTGCATAATCTGTGTTTCAGAAAAGGTAAAAAACTATATATCTGTAAAAAATGCTTCGAAATATTATATTGTCAGAAATGGGATTCCCGATATTACTAATAATTCGAAGGTATTACTTTCTAAAGAAAAAGATAAAGTATTTATTTCCTTTATTGGAAGAGTAATGCCAGAAAAAGGACATTGGTTAGTTGCTGACGCAGTATCTAAACTGCCAAAAAAGCTTAAAAACAGAATTGAAATTCACGTTTTCGGTGATGCTCCACCGCTAAGTTCCCACCTATTCAAGGATTATCAAACGGTATTGCTAGAAAAGAAACTCACAAATTCAATCATATTAAAAGGATTTGATGCTAATGCAGCAAAAAAAAGTTATAAATATGATGCTTGTTTAGTTCCTTCAATAATCGTTGACTCATTTCCAACCACGGTTTTGGAAGCAATGAGAGCTCAAAAAGCTGTTATTACAACAAATAATGGAGGTGCTTTAGAGTTAATAGAAGATAAAATAGATGGTTTTCTGATTTCTCCAAATGATCCTCAAGCATTAGCCGATTTGTTTGCCTATTGTATTAAAAATAAAAACGACTTAGCTAACATGGGGTTAAAAGCACGAAGCAAATATCTAAACACTTATACTATTACACAATTTCAAAAAAGATTTTCAGAGGTTTTCAAGCAACATGCCTAA
- a CDS encoding lipopolysaccharide biosynthesis protein, with translation MPFLCNIKESAIVRSILVLVGGTAGAQAVTFLLSPIITRLYTPEALGIFGSFIAIVAVLLPIAAFSLPIAIVLPEKNEEARKIAKLATFISVFFSIALAIFFIIFKSQLAVFFKTNEDSSLLLILLISLAVLLGTILAICSQWLIRNKLFMISAKTMMLHSIISNTLKVIIGLLSPTGKALIILNVFGTLLHSILLIAFVKKNKKNGAAAIPIGAYFDVKLLKKYKAFVVYRGPQGVLANINQNIPIILLASFYSPAVTGIYVLCRTVLILPITLIAKSVNDVIYPQINKAYLQYKPIVPLLKSTTMGLAVLALPPLLLFIITGPQLFAFVFGENWQQSGEFSQWLTIWFYFNFINRACVAAIPVLKLEAFLLGNSILNFLLSILGFFLGNFLFSEEIYAIALYSLLGIIPQVFLIIYVFISALKHDRLLGE, from the coding sequence TTGCCTTTTTTATGCAATATTAAAGAAAGTGCTATAGTTCGTAGCATTCTAGTATTAGTTGGAGGAACAGCGGGTGCACAGGCCGTAACTTTCTTGCTGTCACCTATTATTACCCGCTTGTATACCCCAGAAGCTTTGGGAATTTTTGGGAGTTTTATTGCTATAGTTGCCGTTTTGTTACCTATAGCCGCATTTAGTTTACCAATTGCAATTGTTTTACCAGAAAAGAATGAAGAAGCTAGAAAAATTGCCAAGCTCGCAACATTTATTAGTGTATTTTTCTCAATTGCTTTGGCTATATTTTTTATTATTTTTAAAAGTCAACTTGCTGTATTTTTTAAGACAAATGAAGATAGTTCGTTATTATTAATATTACTTATTTCATTAGCTGTGTTATTGGGCACTATTCTAGCTATTTGTTCACAATGGCTCATTAGAAATAAACTATTTATGATTAGTGCAAAAACAATGATGTTGCACTCGATAATATCTAATACTTTGAAAGTCATAATTGGCTTATTAAGCCCTACAGGTAAAGCTCTTATCATATTAAATGTTTTTGGCACATTGCTCCATTCAATATTACTTATAGCTTTTGTAAAAAAAAACAAGAAAAATGGTGCAGCCGCTATCCCTATCGGCGCATATTTTGATGTAAAATTATTGAAAAAGTATAAAGCCTTTGTTGTCTACAGAGGGCCACAAGGTGTATTGGCCAATATAAATCAGAACATTCCTATTATCTTACTTGCTAGTTTCTATAGTCCTGCGGTAACTGGGATATATGTACTTTGTAGAACTGTTTTAATTTTACCGATAACTTTAATCGCAAAATCGGTTAATGATGTTATCTACCCTCAAATAAATAAAGCATATCTTCAATATAAACCGATTGTACCTTTACTTAAAAGTACTACAATGGGTTTAGCTGTATTAGCTCTTCCTCCTTTATTGTTGTTTATCATAACTGGCCCACAGTTATTTGCATTTGTTTTTGGTGAAAACTGGCAGCAGTCTGGAGAGTTTTCACAATGGCTTACCATTTGGTTTTATTTTAACTTTATTAATAGAGCATGTGTTGCAGCTATTCCTGTGTTAAAATTAGAGGCTTTTCTGTTAGGGAACAGTATATTAAATTTCTTATTATCTATTTTAGGTTTTTTCTTAGGTAATTTTCTGTTTTCTGAGGAAATTTACGCAATAGCGTTATATAGTTTACTTGGTATCATCCCACAAGTTTTTCTTATTATATATGTTTTTATTTCAGCCTTAAAACACGATAGGCTGCTGGGTGAATAG
- a CDS encoding glycosyltransferase family 2 protein codes for MTYQNNLVTVYITTYNRLILLRRAVESVLNQTYKSIELLIVDDGSTDGTHEYLNELSRKHKNIKFLINSSNSGACYGRNKAILNASGEYITGLDDDDYFVENRISDFINEWKNKKPSVIALYSSVKKKEKADKYIKCDKKSLVKRNQLFFNNDIGNQVFTKTKIIKSINGFDTDMPAWQDLECWIRLLSLGDAQCVNNYSYIVDVSHPHERITLQKTNKIQLACNHLVSKHNLTKRQKSRLVTQLIPYAPSYYKLTPHFINAFLQLDFMLICKLLNFLIKFTYLNKNK; via the coding sequence AACAATTTAGTAACAGTATACATTACGACTTATAATCGACTGATATTGCTTAGAAGAGCAGTAGAATCAGTTCTGAATCAAACATATAAATCAATAGAGTTACTCATTGTTGATGATGGCTCAACAGACGGCACTCATGAGTATTTAAATGAATTAAGCCGAAAGCATAAAAACATAAAGTTTTTGATAAACAGCTCAAATTCTGGTGCCTGCTACGGGAGAAATAAAGCAATACTTAACGCTTCCGGTGAATACATAACAGGATTAGATGACGATGATTATTTCGTAGAAAATAGAATATCAGACTTTATAAACGAATGGAAAAATAAAAAGCCGTCGGTCATTGCGCTATATAGTAGCGTTAAAAAAAAGGAAAAAGCCGACAAGTACATAAAGTGTGATAAAAAGTCACTCGTAAAAAGAAATCAGCTATTTTTTAATAACGATATAGGAAATCAAGTATTCACAAAAACAAAAATTATTAAATCAATTAATGGGTTCGATACTGACATGCCTGCATGGCAAGATCTTGAATGTTGGATTAGGCTATTGTCTTTGGGTGATGCGCAATGTGTAAATAATTACAGCTATATTGTTGATGTCAGCCATCCTCACGAAAGAATTACCCTTCAAAAAACAAATAAAATTCAATTAGCATGTAATCATTTAGTTAGTAAACATAATTTAACAAAGAGACAAAAATCAAGATTAGTAACTCAACTTATTCCTTATGCTCCGTCTTATTATAAATTAACACCACATTTTATTAATGCATTTTTACAGCTCGATTTCATGTTAATATGTAAATTACTAAATTTCCTAATTAAGTTCACTTATTTAAACAAGAATAAGTGA
- the rfbA gene encoding glucose-1-phosphate thymidylyltransferase RfbA → MHKGIILAGGSGTRLYPLTKVVSKQLMPVYDKPMVYYPLATLMQAGIRDVLLISTPDEIHRFENLLGNGKNFGISISYAIQESPEGLAQAFLIAEKFLAGQPAALILGDNMFYGHDLTKALQNANNQSSGGTIFGYHVSKPSAYGVVEFNKSGKAISIEEKPQSPKSNYAVPGLYFFDSKVVDIAKNVTPSLRGELEITDIIEQYLKLNELNVEIMGRGTAWLDTGTHDDLLAAAQFIATIEKRQGLKINCPEEIAFRNGWITKEQLIQIAEPLRKSGYGEYLLQLINERVF, encoded by the coding sequence ATGCACAAAGGAATAATTTTAGCTGGTGGTAGCGGCACACGCCTGTACCCACTTACAAAAGTTGTTAGTAAACAATTAATGCCTGTTTATGATAAGCCAATGGTTTATTATCCCCTAGCAACTTTAATGCAAGCGGGAATAAGAGATGTTTTGCTAATATCAACGCCCGACGAAATACATAGATTCGAAAATTTACTTGGAAACGGAAAGAACTTCGGTATCAGTATTAGTTATGCAATACAAGAAAGTCCTGAAGGCTTAGCCCAAGCATTTTTAATTGCAGAAAAATTTCTAGCGGGACAACCTGCAGCACTAATACTTGGCGACAACATGTTTTATGGACATGATCTAACTAAAGCATTACAAAACGCAAATAATCAATCTTCAGGCGGTACCATATTCGGTTATCATGTTTCTAAGCCTAGCGCATACGGTGTTGTTGAGTTTAACAAATCAGGAAAAGCGATATCAATAGAAGAGAAACCGCAAAGTCCAAAATCAAATTACGCAGTACCTGGTCTCTATTTTTTTGACAGTAAAGTTGTTGATATTGCAAAAAATGTCACTCCTTCTTTACGCGGAGAGCTAGAGATTACTGATATTATCGAGCAATACTTAAAGCTTAACGAACTCAATGTAGAAATCATGGGACGAGGCACAGCTTGGTTAGATACGGGTACGCATGATGATCTTCTGGCTGCCGCACAATTTATTGCAACAATAGAGAAGCGCCAAGGACTAAAAATCAATTGTCCTGAAGAAATAGCTTTTCGAAATGGGTGGATAACTAAAGAGCAATTAATTCAAATTGCAGAGCCATTACGAAAAAGTGGTTATGGTGAATATTTATTACAGCTAATTAATGAAAGAGTATTTTAA
- a CDS encoding glycosyltransferase: MKNGRMDISIALATFNGEAYIRQQLLSIVEQNVKPDEIVVCDDNSADKTVEIVLSIAKKFKDINFIVRVNETNLGYSQNFSKALELCSGEIIFLADQDDVWYENKIEHIIRLFQNHQEKSLIIHDLMFCDGLLTQQGQTKLQRLKKVSNPMDTYVVGMATAVRRDFLQLCLPIPDFSFISHDAWLHHCAAIYNQKLILDEVLADYRRHENNATKEVSINSANKMGPLDYFYLKLDKRQQQLNLNKRKQFVSVLLQWLNQNNAEVIKNCILDEKYVLTEIAKLNDEIVHLNFRLFALKQNFLYKNLLIFSNYFHGRYKHFNGIKSAFKDIL; the protein is encoded by the coding sequence ATGAAAAATGGTAGAATGGATATATCGATAGCTTTAGCCACTTTTAATGGTGAAGCCTATATTAGGCAACAATTGCTAAGTATTGTTGAACAAAATGTTAAACCTGATGAAATTGTTGTTTGTGATGATAATTCTGCAGATAAGACAGTTGAAATAGTTCTGTCAATAGCTAAAAAGTTCAAAGATATTAATTTTATTGTTAGAGTAAATGAAACTAATCTGGGGTATAGCCAAAACTTTAGTAAAGCCTTAGAGCTTTGTAGTGGAGAAATTATTTTTCTAGCTGATCAAGATGATGTCTGGTATGAAAATAAAATAGAACACATTATTCGTCTATTTCAAAATCATCAGGAGAAAAGTTTAATAATTCATGATTTGATGTTTTGCGACGGTTTGCTAACTCAGCAAGGTCAAACGAAATTGCAGAGGTTAAAAAAAGTATCAAACCCTATGGATACATATGTTGTTGGTATGGCTACAGCTGTTAGGCGTGATTTTTTGCAACTATGCTTACCAATACCTGATTTTAGTTTTATAAGTCACGATGCCTGGTTGCATCATTGTGCGGCTATATATAACCAGAAACTAATATTAGATGAAGTACTCGCTGATTATCGAAGGCATGAGAATAATGCTACTAAAGAAGTTTCAATAAACTCAGCAAATAAGATGGGGCCTTTAGATTATTTCTATTTAAAATTAGATAAGCGTCAGCAGCAATTAAATTTAAATAAGCGTAAACAGTTTGTTTCTGTTTTATTGCAATGGTTAAATCAAAATAATGCAGAAGTTATTAAAAATTGTATTTTGGATGAAAAATATGTTTTAACTGAAATTGCAAAACTTAATGATGAAATAGTGCATTTAAATTTTAGACTATTCGCACTTAAACAAAATTTTTTATATAAAAATTTATTGATATTTTCTAATTACTTTCATGGAAGATATAAGCATTTTAACGGCATAAAAAGCGCCTTCAAAGATATTTTATAA
- a CDS encoding DUF1972 domain-containing protein: MPKLSIVGTVGVPACYGGFETLVENLLDEKDDSYQISVYCSSKAYKATLKTYKNAKLHYIPLQANGIQSIPYDILSLLHATLKRSQNILLLGVSGALFLPLIRLFSKARIITNIDGLEWKRDKWGWFAQKFLKLSEKVAIKYSTTIIADNQAIADYVKLEYGADAKVIAYGGDHALLDSSDGKDDNYALALCRIEPENNVELILKAFRHSSKKLKFVGNWNSSEFGKRMSKRYCQYDNITLIDPIYDIRQLFELRNNCSFYIHGHSAGGTNPSLVEMMHFNKNILAFNCSYNRETTEHKAIYFANEDELLANIQKIDQHEKNCEMREIAQRRYTWNIVKKQYLELIT, from the coding sequence ATGCCTAAATTATCTATCGTTGGTACAGTTGGTGTTCCAGCCTGTTACGGAGGGTTTGAAACACTAGTAGAAAACCTGTTAGACGAAAAAGACGATTCATATCAAATAAGCGTTTACTGTTCATCCAAAGCCTATAAAGCCACTTTAAAAACATATAAAAATGCAAAACTACATTATATTCCTTTGCAAGCAAACGGTATTCAAAGTATTCCCTATGATATTTTGTCTTTATTGCATGCTACTTTGAAAAGATCTCAAAATATATTACTCTTAGGTGTATCAGGAGCATTATTTTTGCCTCTCATCCGTCTATTTTCTAAAGCAAGAATTATAACAAATATTGATGGTTTAGAGTGGAAGCGAGACAAGTGGGGGTGGTTTGCCCAAAAATTCTTAAAGCTTTCAGAAAAAGTAGCTATCAAATATTCAACTACAATTATTGCCGATAACCAAGCAATTGCTGACTATGTCAAACTTGAATATGGTGCTGATGCTAAAGTAATAGCCTATGGAGGAGACCACGCTTTACTTGATAGTTCCGATGGCAAAGACGACAATTATGCACTTGCATTGTGTCGAATTGAGCCCGAAAACAACGTTGAATTAATATTAAAAGCTTTTCGTCATAGTTCAAAAAAACTCAAATTTGTTGGTAACTGGAATAGTAGTGAATTTGGTAAAAGAATGAGTAAACGCTATTGTCAGTATGATAACATCACATTAATTGATCCAATATACGATATACGACAACTATTTGAACTTAGAAATAACTGCTCTTTTTATATTCATGGGCATTCAGCAGGAGGAACTAACCCTTCGCTTGTCGAAATGATGCATTTCAACAAAAACATCCTAGCTTTCAATTGCTCATATAATAGAGAAACAACTGAGCATAAGGCTATTTATTTCGCAAACGAAGATGAACTGCTAGCTAATATTCAAAAAATAGATCAGCACGAAAAAAACTGCGAAATGAGAGAAATAGCACAACGCAGATATACATGGAATATTGTAAAGAAACAATATTTAGAATTAATCACCTAA